In Arthrobacter sp. B3I9, the following are encoded in one genomic region:
- a CDS encoding ABC transporter ATP-binding protein: MLVTLIRRYCKPYLPYIAAVVIFQLASTIAALYLPSLNAQIIDEGVSRGDTDYIWRTGGVMLGVALVQVVTAIAGVYYGSKAAMAFGRDLRRGVFRKVTSFSAKDVNVFGAPTLITRGTNDVQQVQMLVLMGLNFMVATPIMCIGGIFMALREDLNLSWLVWVSVPVLVVVVGYLVVRLMPLFRSMQTKIDRLNGILREQIIGIRVVRAFVREPHEAGRFGAANKELTDVSLKIGALFVLMFPAIGMILHVSTAAVLWFGGQRVDAGEMQVGSLTAFLQYLLQILMAVMMGTFMAMMIPRASVCADRIGEVLDVEPSIHEPLSPVPPLAKAGRVEFRNVSFAYPGAEAPVLSDISFTAEPGQTVAIIGSTGAGKTSLLALLPRLYDAASGEVLLDGVPVTNLDRAEITQRVAMVPQRPYLFSGTIEHNLRFGRPEATDEDLWDALTVAQAAGFVREKQNGLGSRVAQGGTNVSGGQRQRLCIARALVTEPKVYLFDDSFSALDVATDARLRRALKAKTADATVIIVGQRVSTIADADQILVLDKGRIVDRGTHEELLESSSTYQEIVGSQLSAEAVA, translated from the coding sequence ATGCTTGTCACTCTCATACGGCGCTATTGCAAGCCGTATCTGCCGTATATTGCGGCCGTCGTCATCTTCCAGCTCGCCTCGACCATCGCGGCCCTGTACCTCCCCAGCCTCAACGCGCAGATCATCGACGAAGGCGTGTCCCGTGGCGATACGGACTACATCTGGCGGACCGGCGGAGTCATGCTCGGCGTCGCCCTGGTCCAGGTCGTCACCGCGATCGCCGGTGTCTACTACGGGTCGAAGGCCGCCATGGCGTTCGGCCGGGACCTACGCCGGGGCGTGTTCCGCAAGGTCACCAGCTTTTCCGCCAAAGACGTCAACGTCTTCGGCGCGCCTACCCTGATCACCCGCGGCACCAACGATGTCCAGCAGGTGCAAATGCTGGTGCTGATGGGCCTGAACTTCATGGTGGCCACGCCGATCATGTGCATCGGCGGCATCTTCATGGCCCTCCGCGAGGACCTGAACCTGTCCTGGCTGGTCTGGGTTTCGGTACCGGTGCTGGTGGTCGTTGTGGGCTACCTCGTGGTCCGCCTGATGCCGCTCTTCCGCTCCATGCAGACGAAGATCGACCGGCTCAACGGAATCCTCCGCGAGCAGATCATCGGCATCCGGGTGGTCCGTGCCTTTGTCCGCGAGCCCCACGAGGCCGGACGCTTCGGCGCGGCCAACAAGGAACTCACCGACGTTTCGCTGAAGATCGGTGCCCTGTTCGTGCTCATGTTCCCTGCCATCGGCATGATCCTGCACGTTTCCACCGCCGCGGTGCTGTGGTTCGGCGGACAGCGGGTCGACGCCGGCGAGATGCAGGTCGGATCCCTGACCGCGTTTCTGCAGTACCTGCTCCAGATCCTGATGGCGGTCATGATGGGCACCTTCATGGCCATGATGATCCCGCGCGCTTCGGTCTGCGCCGACCGCATCGGGGAGGTGCTCGACGTCGAGCCCTCCATCCACGAGCCGCTCAGCCCCGTGCCGCCGCTGGCCAAGGCCGGCCGCGTCGAGTTCCGGAACGTGTCCTTCGCCTACCCGGGCGCCGAAGCACCCGTGCTGAGCGACATCAGCTTCACCGCGGAGCCCGGCCAGACGGTGGCCATCATCGGCTCCACCGGCGCCGGCAAGACGAGCCTGCTGGCACTGCTGCCCCGGCTCTACGATGCCGCCTCCGGTGAAGTGCTGCTCGACGGCGTTCCGGTCACCAACCTTGACCGCGCCGAGATCACCCAGCGCGTCGCCATGGTGCCGCAGCGGCCCTACCTCTTTTCCGGAACCATCGAGCACAACCTCCGCTTCGGCAGGCCCGAGGCCACCGACGAGGACCTGTGGGACGCGCTCACCGTGGCGCAGGCGGCGGGCTTCGTGCGGGAAAAGCAGAACGGGCTGGGTTCCCGCGTCGCCCAGGGCGGCACCAACGTCTCCGGCGGCCAGCGGCAGCGGCTCTGTATCGCCCGGGCGCTGGTCACCGAACCCAAGGTGTACTTGTTTGATGATTCGTTTTCGGCCCTTGACGTCGCGACGGACGCCAGGCTCCGCCGCGCGCTGAAGGCAAAGACCGCGGACGCCACAGTGATCATTGTCGGCCAGCGCGTCTCCACGATCGCCGACGCCGACCAGATCCTCGTGTTGGACAAGGGACGGATCGTGGACCGTGGCACGCATGAAGAACTGCTGGAGAGCTCCAGCACCTACCAGGAAATCGTCGGATCCCAGCTGAGCGCGGAGGCCGTGGCATGA
- a CDS encoding MFS transporter — translation MASHAAATGPSTDPSQTPPGSSRASQSAAEPGVMTHRQIMEALTGLLAAFFTAILSSTIVANALPTIMSELKGTQTDFAWVITAALLANAATTPIWGKLADLFDKKVLVQLSIVIFVAGSVMAGLSETIPLLLTARVIQGIAMGGLTALAQAIIGSMIPPRDRGKYSGYMGGVMAVGTAGGPLLGGFIVDSPLGWRWTFFVCVPLAVVALILLQVTLKIQHVKRPAKIDWLGSVLLTSGVSLLLIWVSFAGNPDYYDWWSWQSVTMVGGGVVLLGLLVLVESRVAQPIIPLKIISERTTALAILASVAVGVGMFGSSTFLGQYYQVARGATPTEAGLLTLPMIAGNLIGSVASGMLISRTGKWKRYLIAGAVLLIGGLGMAGTMDHTTDLWLAGFYTAILGIGLGLLMQNLVLAVQNTVQAKDIGTASASVAFFRSVGGAIGVSVLGAVLGNRVKELAVEGLAAAGIQVPAGSSGASMDLKDMPAPIRDIMRAAYGDAIAEVFMISAIIGLVALAAILFIKERPLRRTVDIRPETAGNAGNATPVSAGAAAAAAAAGGAAAAGGAAGTGRGNAGNDAANVTSSATGTGTATGTVDLDREFMEVLSRDRAEARFPDAARREADRALDPDSRPGDSRADRAAEGEANRQRARTLVTEGRTEAADVLPVLVQTQQLLAKQQLQLSEALRAVSEQAAEQRAVAAEQARVAEELTVLRRQLAKQRKMQRSAAHYIATHGRHRGE, via the coding sequence ATGGCTAGCCACGCTGCCGCGACGGGGCCGTCCACGGACCCGTCGCAGACACCGCCGGGATCATCCCGCGCATCCCAGTCCGCAGCGGAACCTGGGGTGATGACCCACCGCCAGATCATGGAGGCGCTCACCGGGCTGCTGGCGGCGTTCTTCACCGCAATCCTGAGCAGCACCATCGTTGCCAACGCGCTGCCCACCATCATGTCCGAACTCAAGGGCACCCAGACCGACTTTGCCTGGGTAATCACCGCAGCGCTTCTGGCCAACGCGGCGACCACCCCGATCTGGGGCAAGCTGGCTGACCTGTTCGATAAGAAGGTCCTCGTCCAGCTGAGCATCGTGATCTTCGTGGCCGGCTCCGTCATGGCCGGCCTCTCCGAGACCATTCCGCTGCTGCTGACCGCCCGAGTCATCCAGGGCATCGCCATGGGTGGCCTGACCGCGCTGGCGCAGGCCATCATCGGCTCGATGATCCCGCCGCGGGACCGCGGAAAGTACTCCGGCTACATGGGCGGCGTCATGGCCGTCGGCACGGCGGGCGGCCCGCTGCTGGGCGGCTTCATCGTCGACAGCCCGCTGGGCTGGCGCTGGACCTTCTTCGTCTGCGTCCCGCTCGCCGTCGTCGCCCTCATCCTGCTGCAGGTCACGCTGAAGATCCAGCACGTCAAGCGCCCCGCCAAGATTGACTGGCTCGGCTCCGTCCTGTTGACCTCCGGTGTCAGCCTGCTGCTCATCTGGGTTTCGTTCGCGGGCAACCCGGACTACTACGACTGGTGGTCGTGGCAGTCGGTCACCATGGTGGGCGGCGGCGTCGTCCTCCTGGGCCTGCTGGTACTGGTGGAATCCCGGGTAGCCCAGCCCATCATCCCGCTCAAGATCATCTCCGAGCGGACCACGGCCCTTGCGATCCTCGCCTCGGTGGCCGTCGGCGTCGGCATGTTCGGCTCCTCGACGTTCCTTGGCCAGTACTACCAGGTGGCACGCGGTGCCACCCCCACGGAAGCCGGCCTGCTCACCCTGCCCATGATCGCCGGCAACCTGATCGGTTCGGTCGCCTCGGGCATGCTCATCAGCCGTACCGGCAAGTGGAAGCGCTACTTGATCGCCGGCGCTGTCCTGCTGATCGGCGGCCTCGGCATGGCCGGCACCATGGACCACACCACCGACCTGTGGCTGGCCGGCTTCTATACGGCCATCCTCGGCATCGGTCTCGGCCTGCTGATGCAGAACCTCGTCCTCGCCGTCCAGAACACGGTCCAGGCCAAGGACATCGGAACCGCCAGTGCCTCCGTTGCCTTCTTCCGCTCCGTCGGAGGCGCCATCGGCGTCTCGGTCCTCGGTGCCGTGCTGGGCAACCGGGTCAAGGAACTCGCCGTGGAAGGGCTCGCTGCCGCCGGAATCCAGGTTCCGGCCGGATCGTCGGGGGCCAGCATGGACCTCAAGGACATGCCGGCACCGATCCGCGACATCATGCGGGCCGCCTACGGTGACGCCATCGCGGAGGTCTTCATGATCTCGGCAATCATCGGCCTGGTGGCGCTGGCGGCCATCCTGTTCATCAAGGAACGCCCGCTGCGCCGCACCGTCGACATCCGGCCGGAGACGGCCGGGAACGCCGGCAACGCCACCCCGGTTTCCGCTGGTGCCGCTGCCGCCGCTGCTGCCGCTGGCGGTGCTGCTGCCGCTGGCGGTGCCGCCGGGACGGGCCGGGGAAATGCCGGTAACGACGCCGCCAACGTCACCTCGTCAGCAACCGGCACCGGCACCGCAACCGGCACCGTGGACCTGGACCGGGAATTCATGGAGGTGCTCAGCCGGGACCGAGCCGAAGCCCGCTTTCCCGATGCCGCCCGCCGGGAGGCCGACCGCGCTCTCGATCCGGATTCCCGTCCGGGGGACTCCCGCGCGGACCGTGCGGCTGAGGGGGAAGCGAACCGCCAGCGGGCACGGACCCTCGTGACCGAGGGCCGGACCGAGGCCGCGGACGTCCTGCCCGTGCTGGTACAGACCCAGCAACTGCTGGCGAAGCAACAGCTGCAGCTGTCAGAGGCGCTGCGGGCCGTGTCCGAACAGGCTGCCGAGCAGCGTGCCGTTGCCGCCGAGCAGGCCCGGGTTGCCGAGGAGCTCACGGTGCTGCGCCGGCAGCTGGCCAAGCAACGCAAGATGCAGCGCTCGGCGGCCCACTACATCGCCACGCACGGCCGGCACCGCGGCGAATAG